CCGAGATTCCCGAGAGACAGGGCGAGGTAGTGCCGGACGCGGGGGTCGTCGCCTTGCGCCTTCTCGAAGGCGTCGATCATCTCGGGGACCAGGCCCTCCATCCGGCTCCTCTCGGAGTCCAGCGTGATGATCTTGGAGAGCTCGAAAGCGGCTTGCCAACGGCGACTCGCGCTTCCGGCCCGAATCTCGTTGAGATAGTCGACACTCGTCTTCTCGTCGGAGACGAGCCAGGCGAAGAAAAAGAAGATGCCCACACAGATGGCGACCACGACAGCGGGGACTACGAAGAACTGGACGAGCGTTCGTCCGAAGCTCAGATCCTCTTCGATCCCGACGTCGTTTTCCTTGGCCATGGAACGGGGCATGTTATCTCGCGCCCCGTCCCGGTTCAACGACCGCCGAGGCCATTTCCTGGTCCTTGTATTGGAGCTGGTAGAGACGATGGTAGATGCCGTGCTGGGCGAGGAGCTCCTGATGGGTCCCGATCTCTCGGATGCGGCCCTTGTGGAGCACGACGATGCGGTCGGCCCGTTGAATCGTCGAAAGACGATGAGCGATCACGATACTGGTGCGATTTGCCAGCAGCTTCTCGAGGGCCTCCCGGACGAGGATCTCGGTGTGGGTGTCCACGCTCGACGTCGCTTCGTCGAGAACGAGTATCTCCGGGTCGTGCACCAGCGCCCGCGCAAAGGACACGAGCTGCTTCTGACCCGAGGAGAGTGCCGACCCCCGCTCCCTCACCTCGGTCTCGAGCCCTCGCGGCAGCGTCTTCAGGAACTCGTTCAGGTTGACCGCCGCCGCCGCATCGGCAACGGCCTCGTCGGTGATGTCGCGATCCCCGAGACGAATGTTCGACGCAATCGTGCCCGAGAAGAGGTGGACGTCCTGGAGCACCATGCCGAAGCGACGCCTCAAGGCCGTCAGCTCCCAGTCGCGAACATCCAACCCGTCGACAACGACCCGCCCGCGTTGAACGTCGTAGAACCTGAGCAGGAGACTCGTGAGGGTCGTTTTGCCGGCGCCGGTATGGCCTACGATGGCGACCGTCTCTCCACGACCCACCTGGAGCTCGATGTTCTGGAGGACCCAGTTCTCGCCCTTGTAAGCGAACCACACATCCTCGAAACCGAGCGTTCCCGCACCCGAGCTCGCCCGGGGACTCCCCTCGGGTGAAGAAACCGAGACCTCGGTGTCCAGCAGCTTGAAAATCCGCTCCGAGGAAGCCATCGCCCCCTGGAGAATGTTGAATTTTTCAGATAGATCGCTGATGGGCCGATAGAAGCTCTCCGAGTACTGAATGAACGCGACGAGGCCTCCCAGAGTGAGCGTTCCGAGAAGGATCTGACCACCGCCGTACCAGATGACGAGACCGATCGCGATCGCCCCGAGCACCT
This region of Vicinamibacteria bacterium genomic DNA includes:
- a CDS encoding ABC transporter ATP-binding protein produces the protein VLGAIAIGLVIWYGGGQILLGTLTLGGLVAFIQYSESFYRPISDLSEKFNILQGAMASSERIFKLLDTEVSVSSPEGSPRASSGAGTLGFEDVWFAYKGENWVLQNIELQVGRGETVAIVGHTGAGKTTLTSLLLRFYDVQRGRVVVDGLDVRDWELTALRRRFGMVLQDVHLFSGTIASNIRLGDRDITDEAVADAAAAVNLNEFLKTLPRGLETEVRERGSALSSGQKQLVSFARALVHDPEILVLDEATSSVDTHTEILVREALEKLLANRTSIVIAHRLSTIQRADRIVVLHKGRIREIGTHQELLAQHGIYHRLYQLQYKDQEMASAVVEPGRGAR